A genomic window from Tolypothrix sp. PCC 7910 includes:
- a CDS encoding Uma2 family endonuclease, with amino-acid sequence MFSSPLVLQIPPSMQMTDEQFFEFCQVNRDLRIERNKLGEISIMPPTGSESGNRNFNIALQLGVWAEHDGTGICFDSSTGFKLSTGADRSPDASWMKLERWNSLSAAQQEKFAPICPDFVIELRSPSDNLQPLKDKMEEYMREPGVQLGWLIDRKHCQVYIYRPGNPAECLDNPVTLSGDPVLPGFVLNMSKVW; translated from the coding sequence ATGTTCTCATCTCCCTTGGTGTTGCAAATTCCGCCATCAATGCAAATGACAGACGAACAATTCTTTGAGTTTTGTCAGGTGAATCGCGATTTACGCATTGAGCGTAATAAATTGGGAGAAATATCAATTATGCCACCTACGGGTTCAGAATCAGGGAATCGTAACTTCAATATTGCCTTACAGCTAGGAGTTTGGGCAGAACATGATGGTACAGGTATTTGTTTTGACTCCAGTACAGGCTTTAAGCTATCAACAGGTGCAGATAGATCCCCGGATGCTTCTTGGATGAAATTGGAACGCTGGAATAGTCTTTCAGCCGCACAACAAGAAAAGTTTGCGCCTATTTGTCCAGATTTTGTGATTGAATTGCGATCGCCTAGCGATAATCTCCAACCTCTCAAGGACAAGATGGAAGAATATATGCGGGAACCTGGGGTACAGTTAGGCTGGTTAATTGATCGCAAACATTGTCAAGTTTATATTTATCGTCCTGGTAACCCGGCAGAATGCTTAGATAATCCTGTTACTCTTAGCGGCGATCCGGTGTTGCCTGGTTTTGTTTTGAATATGAGTAAGGTTTGGTAG
- a CDS encoding peroxiredoxin, whose product MTLRLGDTVPNFTQASTHGDINFYEWAGDSWVVLFSHPADYTPVCTTELGTVAKLKPEFDKRNVKAIALSVDDVESHNGWVGDIEETQNTTLNYPILADADRKVSDLYDMIHPNANAAVTVRSVFVIDPNKKLRLSFTYPPSTGRNFDELLRVIDSLQLTDNYSVATPADWKDGDKVVIVPSLKDPEVLKEKFPKGYEVVKPYLRLTPQPNK is encoded by the coding sequence ATGACTCTCCGTCTAGGTGATACAGTACCCAACTTTACGCAAGCCTCTACACACGGCGACATAAATTTTTACGAATGGGCAGGTGACAGCTGGGTTGTGCTGTTTTCACACCCTGCTGACTATACACCTGTTTGCACCACTGAACTAGGTACAGTTGCCAAGCTGAAACCAGAATTTGACAAGCGCAATGTCAAAGCGATCGCTCTCAGCGTCGATGATGTAGAATCCCATAACGGATGGGTGGGTGATATTGAAGAAACCCAAAACACTACTCTCAACTACCCAATTTTGGCAGATGCAGATCGTAAGGTTTCTGACCTGTACGATATGATTCATCCTAATGCCAACGCAGCAGTGACAGTGCGATCTGTTTTTGTTATTGATCCCAATAAAAAGCTACGCCTGAGTTTCACATACCCTCCTAGCACAGGACGCAACTTTGATGAACTGTTGCGGGTAATTGATTCTCTGCAATTGACAGATAATTACAGTGTGGCGACACCAGCTGACTGGAAAGACGGGGATAAGGTTGTAATTGTTCCCTCACTTAAAGATCCAGAAGTGCTGAAGGAGAAATTCCCCAAAGGTTACGAGGTAGTTAAACCCTATCTGCGCTTGACTCCTCAGCCTAACAAGTAA
- the hpsP gene encoding hormogonium polysaccharide biosynthesis glycosyltransferase HpsP — translation MKVLHIVPSISLIYGGPSQMVLGLAPALVKEGVEVTVITTNSNGDTGQQPLEVPLNAAIKQDGYEIIYFRCAPFRRYKFSLDLLKWLKRNACEYDIAHIHALFSPVSSAAATICRQQKLPYILRPLGTLDPADLRKKKLLKQIYAAIIERQNIAGAAAIHFTSSQEAKISARFGVATQDLVIPLGVIPPKLATHQQKLEIPKDVPVILFMSRIDPKKGLNLLIPALEKVLTAGCNFHFVLAGTNPQDPDYEQSIISQIQNSLLRSHTTITGFVTGELKASLLQAADVFVLPSYYENFGIAVAEAMVAGVPVVISDQVHICHQVSESESGWVGELDVQVLVNLLHIALQNPAERQRRGLNAQQYALQHYSWNAIAHQMISAYQQILP, via the coding sequence ATGAAAGTATTACATATTGTTCCTTCTATTTCTCTTATTTATGGCGGCCCTAGTCAAATGGTATTAGGGTTAGCTCCTGCTTTGGTAAAGGAGGGGGTGGAAGTTACGGTAATTACAACTAATAGTAATGGCGATACTGGACAACAACCTCTGGAGGTTCCTTTAAATGCAGCGATAAAACAAGATGGTTATGAAATTATCTATTTCCGTTGTGCGCCATTTCGTCGTTATAAGTTTTCGCTAGATTTACTTAAGTGGTTAAAACGCAACGCTTGTGAGTATGATATAGCCCATATTCATGCTTTATTTTCTCCTGTTAGTAGTGCAGCAGCAACTATTTGCCGTCAGCAAAAGTTACCTTATATTTTGCGTCCTTTAGGAACTCTCGATCCAGCTGATTTACGCAAGAAAAAGTTATTAAAACAGATTTATGCTGCAATTATTGAACGTCAAAATATAGCTGGTGCGGCGGCTATTCATTTTACTAGTTCTCAGGAAGCAAAAATATCAGCGAGATTTGGGGTAGCGACGCAAGATTTGGTGATTCCTTTGGGTGTGATTCCGCCAAAATTAGCAACTCATCAGCAAAAATTGGAGATTCCTAAGGATGTACCTGTAATATTATTCATGTCGCGGATTGACCCTAAAAAAGGGTTGAATTTGTTAATTCCGGCACTAGAAAAGGTGTTAACTGCTGGTTGTAATTTTCACTTTGTCTTAGCTGGGACAAATCCCCAAGATCCAGATTATGAACAAAGTATCATTTCTCAAATCCAAAATTCGCTACTGCGATCGCACACTACAATTACAGGTTTCGTTACAGGTGAGTTAAAAGCTAGTTTACTGCAAGCTGCCGATGTCTTCGTTTTGCCTTCCTACTATGAAAACTTTGGCATTGCGGTAGCTGAGGCGATGGTAGCGGGGGTACCTGTGGTAATTTCCGATCAGGTGCATATTTGTCACCAGGTAAGTGAAAGCGAATCGGGATGGGTTGGGGAGTTAGATGTACAGGTATTAGTCAATTTACTACATATAGCCTTGCAAAACCCCGCAGAACGCCAGCGTCGCGGACTTAACGCCCAGCAATATGCATTACAACATTACAGCTGGAATGCGATCGCTCACCAAATGATTTCAGCATACCAGCAAATTCTACCTTAA
- the hpsO gene encoding hormogonium polysaccharide biosynthesis glycosyltransferase HpsO — protein sequence MKILVASHTYIVDLNCEKLRALSQLEPGIEVTVVVPKRWRPGGVQNKVIETEYKDEGAFKIVPVSNFSQNHQGLLTFGADLISLLKQFRPQVIQVEQASRGLAYTQMIILNKILGLQAKNIFFTWWNLPYELKFPVGLLEKFNLDNSHGIISGNQDGAEVLRQRGYQGPIKVMPQLGVDERIFNPHSQPELATKLGIFPDEFVVGFVGRFVPEKGLLTLLQALISIKNKPWKLLLLGRGDLQAEILKIAVENQIQNRVIIIESVPHDVVPQYINLMDTLVLPSETTYKFKTLTAVGWKEQFGHVIIEAMACKVPVIGSNSGEIPHVIGDAGLIFPEGDAQALANCLTQLIDNPELRQKVGVMGYQKAMDKYTNKAVAQQQLEFYRELVKSY from the coding sequence ATGAAAATTTTAGTTGCTAGTCATACTTATATTGTAGATTTAAACTGCGAAAAGTTACGCGCTTTATCGCAATTAGAACCTGGTATTGAAGTAACGGTTGTTGTTCCTAAACGTTGGCGACCTGGTGGGGTACAAAATAAAGTTATTGAAACTGAATATAAGGATGAAGGTGCATTTAAAATAGTCCCGGTTTCTAATTTTAGCCAAAATCATCAAGGCTTGCTCACATTTGGGGCTGATTTGATATCTTTGTTAAAGCAGTTTCGTCCTCAAGTTATTCAAGTAGAGCAAGCTTCTAGGGGACTGGCTTATACTCAAATGATTATTTTAAATAAAATTTTGGGTTTGCAGGCAAAAAATATATTTTTTACTTGGTGGAATTTGCCGTATGAACTCAAATTTCCAGTTGGTTTATTAGAAAAATTTAATTTAGATAATAGCCACGGTATTATTTCTGGTAATCAGGATGGGGCGGAAGTTTTACGACAGCGAGGCTACCAGGGGCCGATTAAGGTGATGCCTCAGTTGGGTGTAGATGAACGGATTTTTAATCCCCACAGTCAACCAGAGTTAGCAACTAAACTGGGTATTTTTCCCGATGAATTTGTAGTTGGTTTTGTTGGCAGATTCGTACCAGAAAAGGGGTTGTTAACTCTGTTGCAAGCATTAATATCTATCAAAAATAAACCTTGGAAATTACTGTTGCTGGGACGAGGGGATTTACAGGCAGAAATACTGAAAATAGCTGTAGAGAATCAGATTCAAAATAGAGTCATAATCATTGAAAGTGTTCCCCATGATGTAGTACCGCAATATATCAATTTAATGGATACTTTGGTACTGCCATCTGAAACAACTTACAAATTTAAAACCTTAACTGCGGTTGGCTGGAAAGAACAATTTGGTCATGTGATTATTGAGGCTATGGCTTGTAAAGTACCTGTGATTGGTTCTAATTCTGGCGAAATTCCTCATGTGATTGGTGATGCTGGTTTGATTTTCCCGGAAGGTGATGCCCAAGCTTTAGCTAATTGCTTAACTCAATTAATTGATAATCCGGAGTTAAGGCAGAAAGTTGGGGTTATGGGTTATCAAAAGGCGATGGATAAATATACTAATAAAGCTGTAGCACAGCAGCAATTAGAGTTTTATCGGGAACTTGTCAAGAGTTATTAG